The Microbacterium trichothecenolyticum sequence GCGCATGAGCACGAACAGCAGATGGTCGACGCCCGCCGCCGAGGCGCTGCGCGTCGAACCGGGGTTCTCCCTCGTCGACATCGACACGCGATCCACCCCCGGATACGACGGCGACAAGACCACCGGCACGGCCGACCTGGAAGCCGGGCGCGCACCCCTCGAAGGCCTGCAGGAGCGCCTCTTCGCGCAGAGCGTCGCGGGCACCGCGACCGGCTCGGTGCTGCTCGTGCTGCAGGCGATGGACACCGCCGGCAAGGGAGGCATCGTGCGGCACGTGGTCGGCTCGGTCGACCCGCAGGGCGTCGAGCTGGCGTCGTTCAAGAAGCCCACGGCCGAGGAACTCGAGCACGACTTCCTCTGGCGCATCGAGAAGCGTCTCCCCGATGCCGGACGGCTCGGCGTCTTCGACCGTTCGCATTACGAGGACGTGCTGATCGGACGCGTGCGCGAGCTTGCTCCGGCCGAGGAGATCGAGCGGCGCTACGGGGCGATCGTGAACTTCGAGGCGGAGGCCGCGGATCTCGGCATCCGGGTGGTCAAGGTCATGCTGCACATCTCGAAGGACGAGCAGCGCGAACGCCTGGCCGAGCGACTCGAGCGGCCCGACAAGCACTGGAAGTACAACCCCTCCGACGTCGACGAGCGGGCGCTGTGGGACGAGTACATGCGGGCCTACCAGGTGGCTATCGACCGTACGTCGACACCCGTGGCTCCGTGGCACGTCATCCCCGCGGACCGCAAGTGGTACGCGCGCCTGGCCGTTCAGCAGCTGCTGGTCGACGCCCTCGAAGACATCGACCCGCACTGGCCCGCGGCCGACTACGACGTCGAGGTCGAGAAGGCGCGGCTCGCGAGCTCGTGAGCGATCAGGCGAGCGCTTCGACGATCGGGCGGA is a genomic window containing:
- a CDS encoding polyphosphate kinase 2 family protein, with the protein product MSTNSRWSTPAAEALRVEPGFSLVDIDTRSTPGYDGDKTTGTADLEAGRAPLEGLQERLFAQSVAGTATGSVLLVLQAMDTAGKGGIVRHVVGSVDPQGVELASFKKPTAEELEHDFLWRIEKRLPDAGRLGVFDRSHYEDVLIGRVRELAPAEEIERRYGAIVNFEAEAADLGIRVVKVMLHISKDEQRERLAERLERPDKHWKYNPSDVDERALWDEYMRAYQVAIDRTSTPVAPWHVIPADRKWYARLAVQQLLVDALEDIDPHWPAADYDVEVEKARLASS